TTCATCACAAAGTTCTCTGTCTTGATTTCCATCATCTCATCCACCATCCTTCTCCGTCATCTGTTGCAGCGTAACAATATTCAAATGATGCACGAGGACACCTTTTGCAACCTGAAAGATTTCAACTACATCAGGAACGCACTGGAGGACATCCGCCTGGACGGCAACCCCATCAACCTCAGCAGGACCCCGCAGGCTTACGTCTGCCTGCCCCGCATACCCATCGGGGATCTcatttaaccacacacacatgcacacctacACTCTTGCGCAATACATATTTGTACATAttgacacatacacaaacaatgcaTCCACTACTCAAACATTGCTTCAGTTCCAATATTACATCAATAAACCGTCATACATGCTGCTGACCCATCACTAAAACTCTGTGtggaaaaatatatacattatgaGTGAGATTTTGATGATGAAGCACATATCCAATGTTCTACTGTTGTTCAGATTGTTAagccaaaaacaaaatacacacacacacacaaacaaacaattacacacacaagaACTTTTTCAGAAGCCAAACTATTCTGCAACTTGATTAAAAGGAAACAATAGGTGAGAAATGAGTTTATTAAAACCCCTTAAATGACATGTATGTTTCTGTTAGGAGTCTTTTCACGACACAGCCAGTAATATAttgtttaaatatgttttgtaaaaataataatattaatgacAAATCTAACACTTTTTGGAAATGTATACTAGCATAAAGTTATTGAAGTTGGAACTTACTAAAAAGGAAAACTGAGTATCTAATGCAATAAAAGACGCATTTAAACACAATCATTGGTTGTAAAGTGTGTaatgtaatataaaaatatatattctgaaagatttcttttttttacatgaactGCAATATTTGGTATATTACAATTCAAAAAGTGATGTTTTAACCGTGCACAATAGCCTTCAACAAAGAATGTCTAGAGTCAATCAAATAAAAGTCTATTGTTTGGGAGGGAGGGGTTATTGATTTTAACTGTGGATGGGGTTAAGAATAATGCTAACAGCTTGCTATTGTGTGCTCTGTATGGAATAACCACAAGTGAATAAAGTCATTTTTGAAGACCTCTCCAAACTAGGAGTGGCTCAACGTTTTCATTGATCATTTACAGGCGGAGCttattgtggatttttttttcataaatatgcATTTAAGGTGAAGACggccttaaaaaaaaaggttcagcAGAGAAATCTCTTCATGGGTGAAGGATTTAAAGTTCTATAATATTAAAGGTGCAAAGATTCCTAAAAATGTTCAATAAGTTTTTCAAATAAGTCCAGGAAACGCTCTTTCTTGTCCATGGCATCTGAGACATCTGCCATGTTGCCATTTTCTGTGACCTCCTTAGTTCTTTCTTTAGCTGTAAAAAGTTTCTCCAATTTTGCTTTCTCTCGCTCCAGAGCCAGGCGTTCCCTGCACACAGAATCTCTGTCCTTCTCCACCAtcgccctctccctctccattaccgttttttctctctccatcattgCCCTTTCTCTTTCCAGCAAGGCTCTGTCTCGGTCCAGAACTGCAATCTCCCTATCAAGCACTGCTCGTTCTCTCTGCAGAACCAACCGCTCCCTTTCAATCACCTCTTTCTCCCTTTCTAGGAACTGTTCACTGTCCGTCAAGCACCTCTCATTCTCCACCTCTTGCACAATGCAGTCTATCTTCTCACTTCCCTCTTCcgcttcttcctcctcctccgcctccctgGTTTCATCTCCACTTAGTAAGACCTCAATCTCAGGCCCATCAGCTACTGCAACCACAGCAGGTGGGGTCACCGTGGATCCCTTCCTCTTTTTGGACTTGAAGGTGGGCAGGAAATCGGGATCGTCTTTAGCACCGGAGAAGGCCTGGAGGATGGGGGCACTGCCTTCCAGCCGACCCGCCAAGGCGTCATCCATAAGGGAGAAAAAAGGCCATGTACTTGGAAACATCTGTGCCCCTCCTGAAAGATTCTTGAGTTCCtgaagagagaagacagaggacaaAGAGTGATGGAAATGCTTTGTCAAACATAACACTATTATGTATTAAGTGAAACAAGCATACCTTGTATCTCTTCTTCATGTTTTCCCATTTTTTAGAAACTTGACTGTGGGTCATTTTATGATGCAAGCCCATATGTTTAAGGATGGCTCTGAAAAACACACCATTAAGTGTAAAAAattttaaagacaaaaatgCAGATATCAAAACTatagaatttccttcaggattattaaagttttatcttatcttattatagTGGTATTAACACAGGTACAATAAACATTTTTCTTGTCTTCTGATCAGAAATCACAGAAACATATTACCAACTACAAGGAACTATATAAAATTAACAACGTCTAAATTTACATCTACATACCTCCATGACCGAATGGAACTATGTCTCTTTCCAGAGAAGAGGTGATTATTTGAAATCCTCAGCTTCACCAACTCCACAATTTCTTTGTTACTCgctaaaaaagagagagaaacaaaaatacTGAATGACAACTTCTGAAAATGCAGTTTTCACTGACATTAGGTTAGAGGAGCCAGTGAGGCAGGTGGCGTCACGACACTGGTCGTAAATGAGTGTCATTGTCGTGAAGCCTTGTTGAAGTAAACCCTGTAGGGTGGAAAATACTTTTTAAACGTATTCTCATGTCAGAATCACTAAGCATTTGCAGCGATTACTGTCAGATATGAATAGCAAGTGTACACAGGTATTAAAATTTCTCTTTGCTCGTTTACTTCGGGTCTGTTTTTGGTACGAAGGGGCGTTACTTAGGGGGCTGCCGAGTTACGTGACTTGCCTGTTGCACATTGGTTGTTTAAATGCTGCTTATTACGCTGCGTGTCTGTGACATCTAAAGCGTACAACCCTTAACGAATACTAACTCTATTACCACAAGCTGACTGAAATTGTCAGTTAACCAGCTTTTAAAGCTAAATTAAGGCTGCGTACTCAGCTTGCTAGGCGGCTAGGGCTAGGCTAACAGAGCTCACTTGCTAGGCGCCTATGCTAACTGTCGTTAGCATAAGTGTGCCGTTCGCTCTGTACTCACGTTTGTATGTGTATCCCGGGGGGATCATTTTATCAGAAGTGCTGTTGATGTATGCGTGGTCTTCAAGCTGCATTTTTTCTGTTTCCCACTTCTTTAGATGACTGACTGGTTGATTCTTCTCTCCTTTAGAGGGACCCTATATTCTTTTTCGCCTCTTCAATAATAGAGAGCGCTTCATCGCCACCTGCCGAGCAGGAGGCCAGAGTACTActaaactttgtttttattattgcttTATTAAATCGGTACTAATAATCGGTAGTATTAGTAAGTATTAaagtattatatattttaaaaaatatatatacatataactatactgtgtatattataaataaacaacactgTATGTACAGTACAGTGACATACTGTACAATATTATACAATATTGTACAAAGAttatatatgatatgatataatCATTAATATGATCAATAAAATTCTTGCTGGTCGTTTACCGTCATATTGTAAATGGACATAAGGGCAGGGCTCTTTATCTCACTTTATCTCATCCAATGGGAACACCCTGGAACGAAAATGGGACGGATTAGTCTGAATATCAGGAGGAGTATTATAGAAACGAAAGTGCATTGCAAACTGCGTAATGGCGACTGCAAAGTGTAAGTAGACCTTATTAtagttttttattcatttatttatattaatatttccTATATTACTCAtgttttattactttatttaGTTTTAATAACTTTCTAATAATACATTTCGGGGTTATAGTATtaattaaacttaaaaaaacaaagggaaaatTACTTTAGCCAATCTCTGCCACGGGTTCCTGCAAAGTGAAAAAAACGCCAaagttttactttactttactttcgTTTTCTgtggagttcctttgtaataaTTACATACTCATATTATAATCTGCactttagaaaaacaaaagcaaagcaCTCCTTTCGTTTTTCATTTACACAATAATGTGCAAGCTGGCTTATGTCGCTctgttattatattttttttatctgtataACTATATATGACTGTATACAGCGAATATAGATATCAGCCAGCAGGGGGCtgtcttttaatgtgtgtttcagACAAACCATATAGGATTGTATTGAAAAGTTAATCATTTATTGCAGACTGTTAATACCTGTTCGCCAAAGGTTTAAGGTGACAAGGAAATGTTATCGAGGAAGCTGAGTGGCTGGACATTGTGACAATGATGATAATGTCATGTATGTGTACACTaatttaatatgtgtgtgtttttttcttttcagcacATGTGTCTGATGTCAGTGAAGATTCAGACAGTGACAAATATTCAGACACACAAGATGCTGCCCAGGTTTGTTTCCTGGTGTAATCCCATGTGAACCCACCCACGCTCACACTGtgcacatcttcacacacagagggatctttttttattattattctttttattaACTGATGCAGCAAACACCTTTAATGGTTACGTGTATATTTCCAGGTCCCTAAGAAGGAACCCTGCAGATATTATAACAAAGCTGGTTGTAAACGAGGAGGCAAATGTGAATACTGGCATGTGTGCAAGTACGCCCTGCAAAGTAACTGTCGCTACGGGATCAACTGTAAGCTAAACCACAATATCAATGGAAGTTTGAACCCTGGTGCAGATGGCAAACATGGGAACAGGTGGAAACCTGGTGGTAAGAAGGAAAATGTACATTCCTCTTTAACAAAAATGACATGTAGGCTATTAATTACTTTTTAAATGTAGAGATTGCATTGGCTCATAAATTATCTAGCTTCACATTTGTAAATTGCTTTAATAGTTAACAACTTACCTTATTACAAACTTTTGTATTATGTTGTCTACTTTagctaaaaataaatgaaaagtgTATTAAACTAATGATTGTTTTCTACTAGCCAAGAGCAGTTAGCCGGCTAGCTGTCATTATTCTAACACTTAGCTATGTACATGACGGCTTATGAAACGTCACAATCTATTAGAAGCCTTTATTTATCCTGGAGAGGGGGATTCTTAAAATAGCTGTCAgaagtgggatttgaacccacgcctccttagaccgctcggccatcctgactgCAAAGTGAAGCTTGTTACGTCATCAACAAAACTGCATTATCTTCATCATGTATGTTGATATGAGCAGTAAAATGCTGATAAATGTCAGGAGATGTGAATTATCACTGTGTTAT
This region of Parambassis ranga chromosome 2, fParRan2.1, whole genome shotgun sequence genomic DNA includes:
- the LOC114431811 gene encoding microtubule-associated protein 1A encodes the protein MQLEDHAYINSTSDKMIPPGYTYKPSNKEIVELVKLRISNNHLFSGKRHSSIRSWRAILKHMGLHHKMTHSQVSKKWENMKKRYKELKNLSGGAQMFPSTWPFFSLMDDALAGRLEGSAPILQAFSGAKDDPDFLPTFKSKKRKGSTVTPPAVVAVADGPEIEVLLSGDETREAEEEEEAEEGSEKIDCIVQEVENERCLTDSEQFLEREKEVIERERLVLQRERAVLDREIAVLDRDRALLERERAMMEREKTVMERERAMVEKDRDSVCRERLALEREKAKLEKLFTAKERTKEVTENGNMADVSDAMDKKERFLDLFEKLIEHF